The genomic segment aattctaTCCTGTTTACTCCacataatatttataaattttatatctatatagtttttatattaatattaatataaaatattggaTTCTGAATATTTCACTACATTGCATTATTATATAccatatatttattcaagtttCATTGTATTGTGGATTGGTAATGTCATTATAGatgattaaaaaaatcaatGAGACCTAGATTATATTAGATTAGATTAGAAACAAATTGCATGAACAATTTAGAAGAACctaaattattaatatatagtTAAGCTGTCGTTTCAAGAAGTGGACTGACTATTAAATCAGGAGTCATGTTGAAATGTTCAACTGTAGTATGGATAAATCCAATCAAGCTGCCTTGTTTTTACATATGTGAACCGCGTTATAtgattttttctaaaattgaatTTTACTATCaattaagaaaagaaaaaatcgAGATTGAGAGTTTATTACATGGTATGATTGGTatgataaacatgtgatatataatagaaagataaataagatgtaggatattatatttaatgtttggtatgattttaataaaattgattaaatttatatattagattgtaatgacaaaattgatCTTatccataataaattttataatttcaaagttgttgcttgagtttatattttttttatctgttCATGCTTCGACaatgcttgcatgatttatttatttttacctaattttatatattatataatatgataattgagtcattgattttgtgagtcaagtcaaatatcaatttttaaggttaatcggatgatgctaataattttattgagatttataaaaattatttatataattatctcgaattcatttatataattattatattatataatatataaaaataaataaaatatttatttgattttaatttctacctagcataaatttataaaaatcatctaTAAATtaagggtaattaagtcatttgtagtgtattttatcattaaattaaaattatcacacatcTATATTTTAtgcttctaaaaaattatttatcaatatcATTGGTTTTTTAAAAAGGTACCGAACATGAgataaggaggattatttatcgAAAAGTTGTGGTCGATCTTTTatctttattaaaaaaattagtttgaacattttaaatttatttccaaaataatcaaactaaacatataataaatcaagtagTTTACATATTTTGGGATTTGAACGACGGCATACGAATTTTTAGTTTTAATTTTGGAATCAGACGGAAccgtaataataataatagtaatttTTGAAGATGGTCTCTAGTTGACTTTTCAATAATCGGACCGCGTAGTTTCTGACGCTAACCGAGTCTTCTTTCATACAAAAAAAGCAAGCTTCTTGGCCTATAAGTTCTTGAAGTGATTACCATTTTGATCGAATTACTCGCTCAAAATTCAAGCaacatttttctttctttatcCTTAACATCGAATTTCTTCCTTGACATTAATATTTGTGACTGATCTTATATTACTCAAATCCATATGGCGGGCGAGGCGGGTACATCCAGAAATCTTGATCAGACACCAACATGGGCTGTTGCTGGTGTTTGTGCAATCATTATAATCATCTCTATCGCCCTCGAGAAGATCCTCCACAAAGTCGGAGCGGTGAGAAATATATTATTTGCATTAATCGGTTTTATGTTTTGACAAGGTTTCCAGTCCCGTGCCATTCCACTTGCCTGATATTCTTTCTTTCCTACAGTTTTTATTCATCATTTCTCTTTTAAGTTTGACTTTTGCTGGGATGAACAGATCTTTTACTGGTTTCTTTTGGGAATCTTACGTTGTGGGTTGACTTTCTTAGTGCTTGATTAATAGTACTGATTTCATTATTCTTGACGAGGTTCTCCACTTTTTACGTTTTTTGCTTCTAACCTTGGCCCTGCCCACAAAATTTTTGATGGGGTTTATAACTTCTGGTTGTGTTCTATTGGATTTTGCATACAGATAATTACTTATTTTATGAATTCCGAAGCTTGGTTTATGTCACTTCAGACTATCTATTTCACAAATGGTGTTTAATCCTCGACTCAATTTTTTTGGATCGAAACGATTCTGTGGATACCGTGTGATCTATATACCGTACGACAATAAATATTGTCAGCCGAATAGAATATGGAAGGCCTCTTTTAGCATAagatagatttgaaatttagttCTCAAGTTGTCAGCATATTCCTATATACAGAAAGACCATTTATAGTTCAGTAGAATGTGACTCTGAATACATGTCGCAGACCGAAAAATTTAGCTGAGAAGACAGGTCAATATGTTTTGGTGTCAGTCACAGATTTTTTCTGTTCTTAAACTTTTTCAACTTCACATAGAGTTACAGTTTGCTGTACATTTATTCTAGTGCTGCTTATTTCATATTTCTTGGCTCGGTTTGACATGTAATTGGATATACAGTGGTTAACGGAGAGACACAAAAGAGCTCTTTATGAGGCGTTGGAGAAGGTCAAAGCCGGTATAATATCTTAGCTTTCTCTATAAagccttatattatatattagattTAGAAAAAAGTTTTCTTGATTGACACAACTTTGCCTCTGTTTGGTGGTGGCAGAATTGATGGTACTCGGTTTCATTTCGCTAATCCTCGTATTCTGCCAATACTATATTGCTGACATATGCATACCGGTTCACGTCGCTGACACGATGTTGCCCTGTTCTGCGGGGGACATAAAGAAGAATACAGAAAATCCGAAGCGTAGACTCTTGTCATATGAGCGAAGAGTTTTGGCCGCGAGTAAAGAGCCTTCTTGCGGCGATGTGAGCATACTTTCACTCTTTCTTGAATCATAATTTCATTGAATACATGAGATGCGGATTGGTCTGGAGTTTTTGGCGTGCTGACACGAGGTTTTAACAGGGGCATGTCTCGCTTATATCGGTGAAAGGACTGCATCAGATACACATCCTTATCTTCTTTTTAGCAGTGTTTCATGTTGCTTATAGTGCGATTACTATGGGGCTTGGAAAACTTAAGGTAATTCCATTTTCATTTTCGTTtctttttgaataaaataaccCATATTCAACTCATGCATTTACACGGGTCttgattatatttaaatatctgTTGGCCGTTGCAGACTCGTCGATGGAAGCAATGGGAGCAGGAGACTTCATCCCATGACTACGAGTTTACGCATGGTATTTCACTGCACGTTTATTTATCCTTTGGAATGGATCTTGGGATCGTAATTTCAGCTCCTCATGAACACAAAAATGTACTCCTTCACTGATTAGTTATTTAACTGTTAAATCGACAGATTCTTCAAGATTCAGGCTTACACATGAAACGTCTTTCGTAAGGGCCCACACAAGTTTCTGGACGAGGATTCCCTTCTTCTTCTATATTGTATGATATATGCCTCTCTCATTTTCATTATTTGTTATTGAGTTCTTCGTATTAAGAGGCATGTCTTTCATTCAGGGATGCTTCTTTAGACAATTTTTTCGCTCTGTCAACAAATCTGACTACTTGACCCTGCGCAATGGATTCATTGCTGTAAGTTTGCTCCTCCGAACAGATAAAATCAGTAAATGTATACTTCTTGTCCTGTTTTAATATGATATTTCTCGTTATTTAGGTTCATTTGGCACCTGGGAGTAAATTCAACTTCCAAAAATACATAAAACGATCGCTTGAGGATGATTACAAGACCGTAGTGGGAGTAAGGTAATAAATGATACAATATCCTTATTTTTCCCCATTTTTTCGCACGTCTGGAGATGATTTAATCTCTTTTTTTCACATGATTTCAAACAGTCCGATATTGTGGGCGTCTTTTTGTGTGTTCCTGCTCATAAATGTTAGCGGTAAGTCTCTGCTTTCTTTTCTGAGATTGAATCACTATGTGCTGTGAAATTTTGTTCATTCTTGACATCTTTTTGtcataaattattgtacatcaGGGTGGAAGGCACTTTTTTGGGCATCGTTAGTTCCTTTAGTAGTAAGTATCTGCAGTTGTCGTTATGATTTCAAGTACATGAAGATACAAGTATCCCTGATCATGCAATGTTTCTCAGATAATCTTAGCTGTTGGAACGAAGCTGCAAGCTATTTTGACGAAGATGGCACTTGAAATAATAGAGAGGCATGCAGTAGTCCAAGGCATACCTCTTGTGCAGGGCTCAGATAAATATTTTTGGTTTGGTCGTCCCAAGTTGGTGCTGCAGCTTATACACTTTGCATTGTTTCAGGTATTAGAGCCAGCATAAATGAGATAATTAGTGGAAGCGAAAATAAGTATTTGTGCTAATTGGTTTTATATATTTGTCTTTGCAGAACGCCTtccaaatcacatactttttCTGGATTTGGGTAACAACTCTCCTCGAAACATATACTATGTTAGATGTTTATTTTCCCCTGAAACATCATTAAACTGAAATGAAATTTTCTTATGTTTGTTCAGTATGAATATGGTATCTCATCTTGCTTCCACGATGACATCGGGTTTGTGATTGCGAAAGTTGCATTGGGGTGAGTCATATTTCAGCCATCTGATACAAAAGAAACCAATATCATTCGCAGAGACCGATCAAAACTTGTGCTTTCATATTGTGGTCTAAAGTGTATTTCGGCTTTCATTACAGGGTGGTGCTCCTGTTCTTCTGCAGCTACATTACGCTGCCTTTATACGCCCTTGTCGCTCAGGTACCACTAAAGTTTTTCCATAAGCCTTAAATGTCTCTTATGTATAAATTTCGTCACTAAAAAGGTTTTAGTTTCGCCCCTCCTATACCAATACgccaatctgaaacataaattgACTTCCGCTATTTAtggtccaaaaaaaaaaat from the Primulina eburnea isolate SZY01 chromosome 3, ASM2296580v1, whole genome shotgun sequence genome contains:
- the LOC140826336 gene encoding MLO-like protein 8, which codes for MAGEAGTSRNLDQTPTWAVAGVCAIIIIISIALEKILHKVGAWLTERHKRALYEALEKVKAELMVLGFISLILVFCQYYIADICIPVHVADTMLPCSAGDIKKNTENPKRRLLSYERRVLAASKEPSCGDGHVSLISVKGLHQIHILIFFLAVFHVAYSAITMGLGKLKTRRWKQWEQETSSHDYEFTHDSSRFRLTHETSFVRAHTSFWTRIPFFFYIGCFFRQFFRSVNKSDYLTLRNGFIAVHLAPGSKFNFQKYIKRSLEDDYKTVVGVSPILWASFCVFLLINVSGWKALFWASLVPLVIILAVGTKLQAILTKMALEIIERHAVVQGIPLVQGSDKYFWFGRPKLVLQLIHFALFQNAFQITYFFWIWYEYGISSCFHDDIGFVIAKVALGVVLLFFCSYITLPLYALVAQMGSHMKKSIFDEQTSAALKNWRHMAVKKKHGGKPGSSPTRTLGDGSMSPDISSMGTALRHKTTIDHSTRSSGYDASDLEDEPASAALAATSSLIIRVDRDDKDNNASLNQTENFSFGKPAAEK